The sequence gaacgtcgctatagcccctttttagggatgttttaattgtttttacagaagtgtctctctaatatgttaaaaatattcaaatcttaaagtatactacaattaaagaattttagtaacaaaatcaatctccccacgcagcgcgaaagatctgatccactttgtctcggagccgcgtcaagaaaaatgcatacacgcacgcaaaattaaacagcgcttttttaagctaatgatccaggctgtccagcatttagactggagtgagttaggctagctgtggtgctgttggtcagtttgtgtgttcataataaatacagtgtattgtactgcctgtatgtgtatcagctaattgatgttacataataatagaatatgatgagataagttgacactcataatgtgcgtggggcttgccaatgagtttggataCTGAATAGATCttccaaagtaaagagccagattaataatttaatgaaggtttctaagcgactgaagtaaatataatataataataaatataaatataataaatatgtaacttgtaagtctatgtctgtaaatgacattacttgtttccttatggaaatagaaaaattaccggatctgctgaagcataaaaactaatattaataatattatgcttaaacaacaacaaaacaataatattcatagtaaattaagaataatttacatcttataataataataataataataataataataataataataatattatataattataatatataattttatataatataatatatatataatatattataattatactgtataattataatattataataagaataaaaataagaagaatcagcttcctaatataatttgtaactaatttaataaattaataaattcatttattgaaaccctgatgtttttgcaacaatagggttcttcatgtgtgatatactgacaaggtgatgtgatttccgtctggataaaaaaaaaagtggggagctgcacagcattttgctttcacctaaacctagagtttatttttacattgatacagcataaatattagactaataaaaggcatgagcaccagcgggaatgtctatagatggtatattgttaattgtgtctaaaaaactgtgtctgaagagctcaggagctcggatctgcagtgaattgctttagactgagtctctctgtaagagcattggctgaacagagtttaaatgtattggctttcaaaactggaaggtggagctcattatcttattattaaacgccgctttttacgccgcttattacggcgtcaagagagacactaaaacgccgctttttacgccgtctcattgcactgagacggcgctctgtacggcgtgccaaaagggtcgaaaaacgctgtgggaaacggcgtctttgtgcttttagcggcgtttttaacgccgtcgtgaaatcatacggcgtatattacggcgtcttgaaatcatacggcgtatattacggcgtaaaacccacacagaacgccgtattttattcttttcgataaaaggcgtctggtccaggcgttttttgggccttttggcgttccataagagcgggggatgcgatgcgatgaaaagttgagccgagctgaacattatgcaaatgagtccgtccaacgcaatgcgtctatccaatcagagagcaggtgttggcctgtaacgcgtcctcagcgcagcgcatgaaaacatttgtcacgcccacatgcgaccggttggaggggggtagtgcgaccatgtgcgttgtcgcgacggagcagtgtaaattcactgTCAGTAACAGCGCTAGGAGTAACATGGCAGAGAAAGTCCGTACCTGTGTTATTTGTGGAAATAACACATCCGTGTTATATTCTTTGCCCagaaattcagagctaaggaacagaTGGTTAGAATttatctatggaacaccaccagcgaggTACAATACTTACATATTGGTGTGTTGTAGTCATTTTGAACGCAGTGACTTCTCCAACTACGGTGAATACAGTAGGGGTTTTGCTTCAATGTTGATATTAAAACCTGGATCTGTACCGTCACGCCGATCGACCACCAGCTCACAGCCGGTAAGTAACTTTTACCCCCGAGGGTTTTGTTTCTaaatagtttgtttatgttcttcaCGTTCGCATGTTAGCGTTAGCACACATGAAGTAGGCACAAGCTAAGCCAGGGGTGCTTATTTCTGTTCCTGGAGATCTACCACCCTGTATGGTTTATCTGCTCTAACCTCACACACCTGCTCCGGGTAATCAAGGCCCTCCAGGACAGGTTAGCTACCATTATTGACTTGTTTTACATCTGAAATCTCCCAAGACCAGGAATGAGCACCCCTGAGGCAGGCTAGCACTCAGATCTATGACCACACACGCCTGCTAGCTGCTATCCAGAGACTTAATGTTAGCGTGTTAAACCCATATTCTCCGTCCTAAACTAAGCGTTACCCCACGATTTATAATATTAACAACAAAATCATCTTAGCCTGGCTAAAATGGCTAACTTGATATCACTAGGGACTGTGTAAGAACAGAATCAAGTGAAAGTAAACAGTGGATAAATTAGCTAATTAATGAGTATATGAAGCTTcccatttcacaaaaaaatatgaaatatgtataatatacgtataatataaaaaatgtaaaaattatttatgttttacacttgTTAtgctagctatcttgtgtaagtaactagctATCAACATCACCAAGCTATGCAAGATTCTGAATTTTCCCGTATCAGTAGAACATTTGCATATAGAGTATTTATAATAGTGTAATTTAGCCGGTCTTATTAtgattgttttttgtttacattaatgTTTCGCTTGATTACTTGCTGTTTACTTAGTGTTTTGTGTGTCTTCCAGAGCACATCACAGACATTGGTGACACCCATCATTCATACCAGTACCCAAACAGACCCACCCAGCCTTTTATGTCGGGCTACACAACTTTCTAGGGGTACATTAGGCCCTCACTTTCGAAGCAAAGGTTTGTAATCTAGatcttattttaatttatgtagTACTATTTTCTAAGATTATTTTTCTGGCACTTTAGGTTTGTGTGTGCTCATCAATCAAATGCATTAAATACAATTGATATTCCagaatgttttctttttgtgatGTGCTACCTGGTAATTCATAcacattaaagctcaccttccgcgaaaatacaatttttcttgttttttgtggaatacagtaggtctctccgagttgaatgtgtacacctgcacattaaactgttttgcagcccccattgtctgcaggagctaagcaaagaaatcccccctccccccctccgaaaaacgggtgaattttgaattatctttctgcctacgtaggcagaaactcacagaccagcccaccttggctcgagaaactcccagaggcggagctgaagcgacgcaacatcaccgctcatcagttaggaggtgggaggcagtgagcggcagagcggtggaggggcgtcgcagtgctcctagccaatcagaggagagatatttgcatgctgtttgcatgtatgaatattcatgagcaaagctggaatccggtcattttggacacacccctaaaacagtccattaaaaaagagctatacagagacacctgagcacttttttttttacaaaaacggctcacatgtcattcattcatactagagaccacaactagacattttaaaatgaaagaaaaaacgacggaaggtgagctttaacactcttgttgaattattattattattttttttttacattgttccaTTGCAGTATTATGTGAAATAGTGAGTGTGTATTATCTTGTACCTTGACTGTAAAAAAACTTCATTTATTATAGGTACCCAAACAGAGTCTTTCATCACAAGTACGAGTATTGCCACAAGTACTTTGGATGCACCGTGGGGGCCTGTACACTCTACACCCATTAAGTCTGTTGTTCCAAGGGCAGCTAAAAGACCTTGGgtagatgaagaggaggaggaggaggaggaggaggatgaagagagtGACCACTGCACAGTACCAACTGAACCCCAGTCCTCCACCTATGATCCAGCTCAGCTAAAGCCGACATATTGGCCCTCTGTGTCTGGGAATTCCCTTCTGATCCGCAGGACAACACAAGCTGGAACAACAACTCGGACCTTTCTCCCTAAATAACCCCAGCACCAGCTTACAAATGACCTGTAGGCCAGATGTCTGCATCGCCTAGTAAACAGAGAAATTTGTAAATTCTGAACATTGTTTCgatgttattattttgttttgcctTATTTTTCAATTCTACTctatgtaaatataataaaaaggtaTTTAATTTGACAATGGACCACTGTTTGGTATATTGGCTTTTGTATATTACTTTTTAGGTTAAATATGGTTTATCTTACCTTTCATATCCTCTGTCTCTCAGGGGGCCATAGTCAGCTCTATAAATGTTTAGTGCATTTTGAAGGGAGTATATGTTTAGGCAGACTGGTTCTAATCCTGGGTGGAGGGTCATACAGGACACAGGGGTACTGGTGTCACCCATTCTTCTAACCACCTGACAAGTCAGACGTGAACGTAAACAGCATGAGGACCATTTGTCAACAAACTATGGTATCAACAAATGCCATctaatatttatctttactggAGGAATCTCCTTGCAGCACACATTCTCTGCTTCTGTGGGCATCCTGGCGCAATTCCCACAAGTGCACCTAGTAAAATTGAGATaggtaagtgtgtatgtttagaacatttTCAATTGTTGTGCTATGACCCAATGGTCTTTTAAATGAGGTACCTGGAATTAAAACCATAACTCAATAAGAAGCGGAATTCATTAACCGCTGTAAATGAGTAGAGCTTCCCATTATCTCAGTATTGTGTTAattattgtgtatatataattatattgtgttaataaaataaattaaatggttCTGTTTTCATCTTGTGTAAGTAGCTAAGCTAACTATAGGTGTAGCAAATCAGATCTCCAGGGGATTCCGTGTTTTACAGAAACTACAGAACTAGGGACTAGGAAAGGAAGCAAACAGTGggcaaataaacaaattaatgggTATTTAGAGCTTCCCTAATTCCAGTGTTGTATTATTTAACCATGAAATCAATGAAAGAGTTCTGTTTACATTAGCATTGGTTAGTTACTTAGCTAGGTGGCTAAGTTAGCTACCTTCTGTAAGTAACTTTAGGTTTACATAGGAACTCCGGTTGGATTCCGCGTTTTAatgagactctaagactaggtcagtggctgaactgcacttggcATTACAcagatgttgtaaagtaacatatgacattgcaaatactgtagtgtaaaaatatctttatttttaaaagatttctTTCTGTTTGTTAAACTTGAACGCATAATGACTATAGCTAAAAACTTAACTTTATACCTATTTTAGGAAAAACGTTAAGTTGACAAGCAAATATTACCATTCTGAAACGTTTATCGACAAACGATCAGGAAGCGGTTCTTCTGTCATCTCTCCTTCTTCCTCAGATTCAGGGTCAAACATATACGGTTGTATTTCTGAAGACGTGGTAGTGTTTACAGCTGCAACGCTGACTGGAGcggggaggcagtgagcggccgagcggtggaggggcgtcgcagtgcttcTAGCCAATCAGAtaagagatatttgcatgctgtttgcatgtatgaatattcatgagcaaagctgaaatccagtcattttggacacacccctaaaacagtgcattgaaaaagagctaaagacacctgagcactttttttttttttacaaaaacggctcacatgtcagtcattcattcatactagagaccacaactagacattttaaaatgaaagaaaaaacgacggaaggtgacctttaacctGTATCAAATTACTTTATTAAATCAGGTTCAATTACTAAACACGAGCTCCTCTCCGCACCCCTCACCTTCAGGTTACCAGGTTCAACACCCACCACAGCGGTTTAGGgcaaccctttaaaaaaaaaatatatataattgagtTTAAAAGTCATAATATTTCGAAATTAAATTCTAAATATTACACTGAAATAACTAAATACTTGTGTTTACGTAAAAGTGGATTTCAGAGGCTTTAATACATGAGACATATTTCCATCGCCActtgacaaaataaaataaagctttaaCTACACTTTTATAATGTTAAAGGTAAAATCAGAGTTGCATGTGTAAATCAGATTTATTGGCTGTACTAAAATGAGTTCCAGCAAGATTATGAGTCCAGTCCTTTTACACATATAACTATATAGCACATATAGGTTCCAATCAACTTTGCATATAAAACCAagcagctagtcatgcagactgcttttacaaacattagtggAATTATGGGTCACTCTCATGagatcagtgaattccagcatggtggcgtgataggatgccacctgtgcaacaagtcgtgaaatatttgtaatattaaataCACAAGGGCTGTGACAACTAGTTATAATAGTTTTCAGAAAATCTAAAGCTGCAagtgaaaaaaagattttaaaggcAAAAGTCAATACTTGTTTATTAAGTGAAatctttttgtatttaattagcAATTAAAACATTGCCCTTTTCAGGAAATGCACAGGACAGAGCCTCACTCGATCACGCGCCTCACTTGATCATCAAATCCACTGCACGTCTGAATGTGGCTCAATGCCTTCCTCACCTGAATAGATTAATGACAATCACAGCTCTTCTTAGAATTAGTTTAAATATTTTGCACATGGTCAAAATTTCTAAACACTCTAAACTCTAGAACTacagctaaattaagtaaacttCAAAGTGCATTGCACTTTAAGTGTTGCGCAAATGTGCATAATGCTGGGCATCCGTTCATTCCAATGAAGACACTTATGCCTGAAACATACTTCACACAAAAACTCCAACACTAGCTCTCCAGACTGGGTGTTGTGTAGGGCTGTAAGAAAATAGATGCGTCGAAATAGTGTgatatgttttgcaatactttaCTGATACTCAAAAATACTGTAACGTTTATGAAaagtggtttatatggtgtttCTACACTGACCACTAGAGAGCAGTGTTACACTTCATCTTCAGATCCTGTCACTGAAAAATATGGATCTCCAAAATGATGACCAAAATGGCCTTAACTGCTGGTCTTTGAACTGCTGTGCATACCCCCATTCAAAAATAATGATTTACattttttggacactttttttgttttgtatctaGTTTGTAATGGCAGTAACTGTTTAGTTCTGTTTTAACActagtaatatttttttaatatacagcaaGAAAGTTCAGAATTCCATTAATTCTCAGACAGTGTAAAGACTAACATGCTGTACCCTATTTGAATTATCCTTTGAACATATTTGAAGTGCACAACAATCTGTGTTGATTAaccacaaattagaaaatacaaatgcATAATTCATCAATTTATTGAAGTTACTTTTTACAGAAATTGTagcaaaaaagataaaaaaaaaaaaaagcagctaaaAATTCTTGATGGTCTGCTACCATACTGTTAAAAGTTCATAAAAGATTCTATGATCTATTTTTTATCAAATCAGTAGTGCATTAGCAACCATCATTTGCCACAGTACGGTTGTATTGGATTTAATCCACATAACCAATCTTTCAACATACACAACATAAACAGTTAAAGAGCTATACTAAAAAGACAGTTTGACATAAGAGGTGAAAGACAAATAAAGTTAGACAAACAAAACAGCTACCAGATAGAAGCACCTGTCTCAGGATTCTTCACGAACGGGAGTACAGCCAGAGAAGAAGCTGTTCTTAAAATTGTTCAGTCCTCGTTTGTTCTTCCTCAGGAAGCTTGGCATGCTCTGCTCTTCAGATTCCTCACTGTCACTGTCAAGTTCAGCAAGGACGGGCTTCTTCTCGAGCTTCAAACCTGAAGAGAGCTGGCCCATGTCTCCAATTTCCTAATGgcaaaaaaatacagattaacaaaaacaataaataagaaaACATTTAATGGGTGAACAGTTTTGCACAGAATCCTAGCATCATACTCCCTAATTCAGTTGACACCATTCTCATGTTGATCATGAAGCTTAATATGTCTATGCTAAAACAAACACCACCAAGACTATTAGAAAAGGGTTATAAAGTCTT comes from Astyanax mexicanus isolate ESR-SI-001 chromosome 17, AstMex3_surface, whole genome shotgun sequence and encodes:
- the LOC111193905 gene encoding uncharacterized protein LOC111193905 isoform X2, coding for MAEKVRTCVICGNNTSVLYSLPRNSELRNRWLEFIYGTPPARYNTYILVCCSHFERSDFSNYGEYSRGFASMLILKPGSVPSRRSTTSSQPSTSQTLVTPIIHTSTQTDPPSLLCRATQLSRGTQTESFITSTSIATSTLDAPWGPVHSTPIKSVVPRAAKRPWVDEEEEEEEEEDEESDHCTVPTEPQSSTYDPAQLKPTYWPSVSGNSLLIRRTTQAGTTTRTFLPK
- the LOC111193905 gene encoding uncharacterized protein LOC111193905 isoform X1 is translated as MAEKVRTCVICGNNTSVLYSLPRNSELRNRWLEFIYGTPPARYNTYILVCCSHFERSDFSNYGEYSRGFASMLILKPGSVPSRRSTTSSQPSTSQTLVTPIIHTSTQTDPPSLLCRATQLSRGTLGPHFRSKGTQTESFITSTSIATSTLDAPWGPVHSTPIKSVVPRAAKRPWVDEEEEEEEEEDEESDHCTVPTEPQSSTYDPAQLKPTYWPSVSGNSLLIRRTTQAGTTTRTFLPK